In Pseudonocardia sp. EC080619-01, the following proteins share a genomic window:
- a CDS encoding nucleotidyl transferase AbiEii/AbiGii toxin family protein yields MSLGPLQNIIATTALALPEARTLALAGGGAMIAHGYTERSTHDIDLFTEIDDDEAVRIAVALRLALRHRGIEIRDAAEPRDHRFIAVAADGRTECLVEIFADGGRLRPRVALDIGAVLHPEDLAADKVLALWARARPRDYHDVAALIERFGYDRLLELAAEKDAGWAEDGIEPGSIAGLVQLFEQWNTELRNASP; encoded by the coding sequence ATGAGCCTGGGCCCACTCCAGAACATCATCGCCACGACGGCGCTCGCCCTCCCGGAGGCGCGCACGCTGGCGCTCGCCGGCGGCGGAGCGATGATCGCCCACGGCTACACCGAACGCAGCACACACGACATCGACCTGTTCACCGAGATCGACGACGACGAGGCCGTGCGGATCGCCGTCGCGCTCCGCCTCGCTCTGCGCCATCGCGGGATCGAGATCCGAGACGCAGCTGAGCCTCGCGACCACCGGTTCATCGCCGTTGCAGCCGACGGCCGAACAGAGTGTCTCGTCGAAATCTTCGCCGACGGCGGGCGACTCCGTCCCCGCGTCGCGCTCGACATCGGCGCCGTCCTCCACCCGGAAGATCTCGCGGCGGACAAGGTGCTCGCGCTCTGGGCACGAGCACGACCCCGCGACTACCACGACGTCGCCGCGCTCATCGAACGCTTCGGCTACGACCGGCTCCTCGAACTGGCCGCGGAGAAGGACGCCGGCTGGGCCGAGGACGGCATAGAGCCAGGATCGATCGCAGGACTCGTACAACTCTTCGAGCAGTGGAACACCGAACTCCGAAATGCCTCACCGTGA
- a CDS encoding restriction endonuclease, which translates to MVSQIALLYMRDLFEADSELVNVELSGHVHSISPATGQREYPCLISFGVEREAYLGLSLRDVTPQKCLEHLNALVSHHPHLVEAVTPVRDFDLARFAFTASVDGVAEMDSRTDLTKITPTEFEHFVRQLLEARGLQGWTTNQKGDDGVDAVVVNPDPLVGGLTIVQAKKYTRVLGVNHIRELVGAMDEKRAGRAVLITTSWFSSGCWTKAAENGRVELIEGSGLRALAQQYLGMGVLVASPTRQSRGRRPNR; encoded by the coding sequence GTGGTCAGCCAGATCGCGCTGCTGTACATGCGGGACCTGTTCGAGGCCGACTCGGAGCTGGTCAACGTCGAGCTGAGCGGGCATGTGCACTCCATCAGCCCAGCAACAGGCCAGCGAGAGTATCCATGCTTGATCAGCTTCGGTGTTGAGCGTGAGGCGTACCTGGGGTTGAGCCTGCGCGACGTCACCCCGCAGAAGTGCCTGGAGCACCTGAACGCACTGGTCTCGCACCATCCGCACCTGGTCGAGGCGGTCACACCGGTACGGGACTTCGATCTGGCTAGGTTCGCATTCACGGCGAGTGTTGACGGCGTAGCCGAGATGGATTCACGGACTGACTTGACCAAGATCACGCCTACGGAGTTCGAGCACTTCGTCCGCCAGCTATTGGAGGCGCGCGGGCTGCAGGGCTGGACTACGAACCAGAAGGGCGACGACGGAGTTGACGCTGTCGTCGTCAACCCGGACCCGCTCGTCGGCGGGCTGACGATCGTTCAGGCCAAGAAGTACACGCGCGTACTCGGGGTGAACCACATCCGGGAGCTGGTCGGCGCGATGGACGAGAAGCGCGCTGGCCGGGCCGTGCTGATCACGACGTCATGGTTCTCCAGCGGGTGCTGGACCAAGGCCGCCGAGAATGGCCGGGTCGAGCTGATCGAGGGGAGCGGTCTGCGTGCACTGGCGCAGCAGTACCTCGGCATGGGCGTCCTCGTCGCCTCACCGACACGGCAGAGCCGCGGCCGCCGCCCGAACCGGTAG
- a CDS encoding DUF2637 domain-containing protein — protein MDPTPRRRQRHDRRLGGRDRVLRAHVRAGRRSGEGWRAWLFPLSVDGMLLAASLAIVDRRRAGLRAGWVPWAGLVLGIGASLVANVAAAEPTVTAQAVAAWPPVALAVSIETLVVVLRGSTPTPVPDSRGSAAVAGTGQSAAADAIEHQVVAERHPVDDTGDGPELVVPEPDSPRDWWAHAEPLPALATTMVLALAVLAVTVLAVAGWYRWTRTAGTVTRWGNRMRRTVDVATGVELARVASGPALRRKAAVVRPSLGERTPDRSQDHLEQLITHSSRPS, from the coding sequence GTGGATCCGACACCTCGTCGTCGCCAGCGTCACGATCGTCGCCTTGGTGGCCGCGATCGTGTCCTACGCGCACATGTTCGAGCTGGCCGGCGGTCCGGCGAGGGATGGCGGGCGTGGCTGTTCCCGCTGTCGGTGGACGGGATGCTGCTGGCCGCGTCCCTGGCGATCGTCGACCGGCGCCGCGCCGGACTGCGTGCCGGTTGGGTGCCGTGGGCCGGGCTGGTGCTCGGCATCGGGGCGTCGCTGGTCGCGAACGTCGCAGCCGCGGAGCCGACCGTGACCGCGCAGGCCGTGGCGGCGTGGCCGCCGGTGGCCCTGGCGGTCTCCATCGAGACGCTGGTCGTCGTCCTGCGGGGCAGTACGCCCACACCTGTCCCGGACAGCCGAGGGTCCGCGGCGGTCGCCGGTACCGGGCAGTCGGCGGCCGCCGACGCGATCGAGCACCAGGTCGTCGCCGAGCGCCATCCCGTGGACGACACCGGCGACGGCCCGGAGCTGGTCGTTCCGGAGCCGGACAGCCCGCGGGACTGGTGGGCACACGCCGAGCCGCTGCCCGCTCTGGCCACCACCATGGTGCTCGCGCTGGCAGTGCTCGCCGTTACCGTGCTCGCCGTCGCGGGCTGGTACCGCTGGACCCGCACCGCCGGGACCGTCACCCGGTGGGGCAACCGGATGCGCCGCACGGTCGATGTCGCCACCGGTGTGGAGCTGGCCCGCGTCGCTTCCGGCCCGGCGTTGCGCCGCAAGGCCGCCGTCGTTCGGCCCTCGCTCGGCGAGCGCACGCCCGACCGATCGCAGGACCACCTCGAACAGTTGATCACGCACTCATCTCGTCCCAGTTAA
- a CDS encoding class I SAM-dependent DNA methyltransferase: protein MRDVPSPSAALDTAELRKARGAFFTPEPVARYITDWAVRSTSDRVLEPSCGEASFLLAAVDRLAELRGPDQLGLYLGALDGVELHEASARAAGDLLAEAGVDARIETGDFFCTEPTGSYDVVIGNPPYVRYQDFTGEARTRSRAAALRAGVPLTNLASSWAAFTVHSALFLRPGGRMGLVLPAELLSVNYAAEVRRFLLEKFARVDLVMFTERVFPGVLEEVVLLLADGYQQGPTEHASIYQARNAAELATISAGRTWRPARPEDKWTPSLLSADALTAYTTLISGDEFTPLETWGDTTLGMVTGNNRYFTLSPARAAELGLASSDLVRLSPPGSRHLRGLSFSTAAWNELGRSGSATWLFRPEGTPSPAALDYIEAGETANVHLAYKCRVRKPWWRVPLVKPADMLITYMNADTPRLTTNAAGARHLNSVHGVYLRPEVRELGTSLLPLAALTSMTLVGAETVGRAYGGGMLKLEPREADRLPVPSAALVDAARDRLCAIRPQVAGQLRSGKLLGAAKLVDDVLLVGELGMPRSEVRVLREAHAELTARRVARGSRGSD, encoded by the coding sequence ATGCGCGACGTGCCCTCCCCGTCTGCTGCGCTCGACACGGCGGAACTGCGCAAGGCGCGCGGCGCGTTCTTCACCCCGGAGCCGGTTGCTCGCTACATCACGGACTGGGCCGTCCGCAGCACGTCAGACCGAGTACTTGAGCCCTCGTGCGGTGAGGCGTCGTTCCTGCTTGCCGCCGTCGACCGGCTGGCCGAGCTGCGCGGCCCGGACCAGCTGGGTCTCTACCTGGGCGCCTTGGACGGGGTCGAACTGCACGAGGCGTCTGCTCGCGCTGCGGGGGACCTGTTGGCGGAGGCCGGGGTCGACGCCCGGATCGAGACCGGGGACTTCTTCTGCACCGAGCCGACCGGGTCCTACGACGTAGTGATCGGCAATCCGCCCTACGTGCGGTACCAGGACTTCACAGGCGAAGCTCGGACCCGATCGCGGGCCGCCGCACTTCGCGCCGGGGTGCCGCTGACGAACCTGGCGTCATCGTGGGCGGCGTTCACCGTGCACTCTGCGCTGTTCCTGCGACCGGGCGGCCGGATGGGGCTCGTTCTGCCAGCGGAGCTGCTGAGTGTCAACTACGCCGCCGAGGTGCGCCGATTTCTGCTTGAGAAGTTCGCGCGCGTCGACCTGGTGATGTTCACAGAGCGGGTGTTCCCGGGCGTGCTGGAGGAGGTCGTGCTGCTACTCGCGGACGGCTACCAGCAGGGCCCGACCGAACATGCCAGCATCTACCAAGCCCGCAACGCCGCCGAGCTGGCCACGATCTCCGCCGGCCGCACGTGGCGCCCGGCGCGCCCCGAGGACAAGTGGACGCCGTCGCTGCTGTCGGCAGATGCCCTGACCGCGTACACGACGCTGATCTCCGGCGACGAGTTCACCCCGCTGGAGACCTGGGGCGACACCACGCTCGGGATGGTCACCGGGAACAACCGGTACTTCACGCTGTCACCGGCCCGCGCCGCCGAGCTGGGCCTGGCCTCCTCGGACCTGGTGAGGCTGAGCCCCCCGGGGAGCCGACACCTGCGCGGTCTCTCGTTCAGCACGGCCGCCTGGAATGAGCTCGGCCGCAGCGGATCAGCGACATGGCTGTTTCGGCCGGAGGGCACGCCCTCCCCGGCTGCCCTCGACTACATCGAGGCGGGCGAGACGGCGAACGTCCACCTCGCCTACAAGTGCAGGGTCCGCAAGCCATGGTGGCGGGTGCCGTTGGTCAAACCGGCCGACATGCTGATCACCTACATGAACGCCGACACCCCGCGACTCACAACGAACGCCGCCGGTGCCCGGCACCTGAACTCCGTGCACGGCGTCTACCTGCGCCCTGAGGTCCGGGAACTGGGTACGTCGCTGCTCCCGCTGGCCGCGCTGACGTCGATGACGCTGGTCGGAGCCGAGACCGTCGGGCGGGCGTACGGCGGCGGGATGCTGAAACTGGAGCCGCGGGAAGCCGATCGGCTGCCCGTCCCGTCTGCGGCGCTTGTCGACGCGGCCCGGGATCGCCTGTGCGCGATCCGTCCGCAGGTGGCAGGCCAGCTGCGCAGTGGCAAGCTGCTCGGCGCAGCGAAGCTGGTCGATGACGTGCTGCTGGTCGGAGAGTTGGGAATGCCCCGTAGTGAGGTTCGGGTGCTGCGCGAAGCGCACGCCGAGCTGACCGCTCGTCGAGTCGCAAGGGGCTCTCGTGGCTCGGATTGA
- a CDS encoding multiprotein-bridging factor 1 family protein translates to MSEPRSTRVRAAGSPEGDSGSTRARERPGRVTGQERARLRRSFGYELWSRRCARGWTQAQLAAKAGVSEDSVRCLERGQVRPSDSMTRKLAVALEDGRDAVTVAMCDLELQGKAGVSLRRWRRRRPPRVAVRRIYAAARERLEAERAERDHGLKSGCRSLTRCSRMRPGGRNWICSRRRRPRRGCGRSGGRGCVRVVGADVDSSPRGAPSLVPASGRPR, encoded by the coding sequence GTGAGCGAACCACGGTCAACGCGCGTCCGCGCAGCTGGCTCTCCGGAAGGAGATTCCGGATCTACGCGCGCGCGAGAGCGTCCGGGTCGCGTGACGGGTCAGGAGCGGGCTCGGCTGCGGCGCAGCTTCGGCTACGAGTTGTGGTCGCGGCGTTGCGCGCGGGGGTGGACGCAGGCTCAGCTCGCGGCGAAGGCCGGTGTCTCGGAGGACTCTGTGCGGTGTCTCGAGCGCGGTCAGGTCCGCCCGTCGGACAGCATGACCCGCAAGCTCGCGGTTGCGTTGGAGGACGGCCGGGACGCAGTGACGGTGGCGATGTGTGACCTGGAGCTGCAGGGCAAGGCGGGGGTGTCGTTGCGGCGGTGGCGTCGCCGGCGGCCGCCGCGGGTCGCTGTGCGGCGGATCTACGCGGCCGCGCGCGAGCGGTTGGAGGCGGAGCGGGCGGAGCGTGACCACGGCTTGAAGTCTGGATGTCGGTCCTTGACGAGGTGTTCGAGGATGCGTCCGGGCGGGCGCAACTGGATCTGCAGCCGCCGCCGTCGACCGCGGAGAGGTTGTGGCCGGAGCGGTGGCCGCGGGTGCGTTCGGGTGGTGGGCGCTGATGTCGACTCCAGTCCTCGTGGGGCGCCTTCACTGGTGCCGGCATCGGGTCGGCCTCGGTGA
- a CDS encoding bifunctional DNA primase/polymerase, which yields MTAVDTPAAGRPARTAASVPGFATAAWDLYRAGWTSGFPLPRGKKSPPPCGVTGGGRTVPSGADIAEWIHMAPRGNIGIGMSHRVAVDCDDYEKGGVVKRGAATLSAIEADTGVSFPATFKITSRGDDVSGKYLGLVPDGVELVGALPGVELIQHWHRYAVAPPSINPDSGGSIFEWRADARPDPATPGVRLDRIPRPADPPMLPAELVAALRRDGERGTPLEVSREDWAGFFNGMPRGYDGVVCTAVRRRFRAAVLAARGQTGTSRRRDAAAHAAAAALRRQGHLGVSAALQRLAEVYSTSVADRASEGAAHREFLRMIGRRAVGQILAEPTDPEARERGCLCAEGMAALLIATGDPVEFAEGFG from the coding sequence ATGACCGCGGTCGACACCCCCGCGGCCGGAAGGCCGGCTCGAACCGCAGCCTCGGTCCCGGGCTTCGCCACCGCCGCCTGGGACCTCTACCGAGCCGGCTGGACCAGCGGGTTCCCGCTGCCTCGCGGCAAGAAGTCGCCGCCACCGTGCGGCGTCACCGGCGGCGGCCGCACCGTCCCGTCCGGAGCGGACATCGCGGAGTGGATCCACATGGCGCCCCGCGGCAACATCGGCATCGGCATGTCGCACCGCGTCGCGGTCGACTGTGACGACTACGAGAAGGGCGGCGTCGTGAAGCGGGGCGCGGCCACCCTGTCCGCGATCGAGGCCGACACCGGTGTCTCCTTCCCCGCGACTTTCAAGATCACCAGTCGCGGCGACGACGTGAGCGGCAAGTACCTCGGCCTGGTCCCGGACGGCGTCGAACTGGTCGGGGCGCTGCCCGGCGTCGAGCTGATCCAGCACTGGCACAGGTACGCCGTCGCCCCTCCGAGCATCAACCCGGACTCGGGCGGCTCGATCTTCGAGTGGCGAGCGGACGCCCGGCCCGACCCCGCGACCCCCGGCGTCCGGCTGGACCGCATCCCGCGGCCCGCCGATCCGCCCATGCTGCCCGCCGAGCTGGTCGCCGCGCTGCGCCGCGACGGCGAGCGCGGCACCCCGCTCGAGGTGAGCCGCGAGGACTGGGCCGGGTTCTTCAACGGGATGCCGCGCGGCTACGACGGCGTCGTGTGCACGGCCGTGCGGCGCCGGTTCCGGGCCGCTGTGCTCGCCGCTCGCGGACAAACGGGAACGTCAAGGCGACGAGACGCTGCGGCACACGCTGCAGCTGCTGCGCTTCGGCGACAGGGCCACCTCGGCGTCTCCGCCGCCCTGCAGCGGCTCGCGGAGGTCTACTCGACCTCGGTCGCCGACCGGGCCAGCGAAGGGGCCGCCCACCGCGAGTTCCTGAGAATGATCGGGCGCCGCGCGGTCGGGCAGATCCTCGCCGAGCCCACCGATCCCGAAGCCCGCGAGCGCGGCTGCCTATGTGCCGAGGGCATGGCCGCGCTGCTGATCGCCACCGGCGACCCTGTCGAATTCGCCGAGGGCTTCGGCTAG